A window of the Streptomyces formicae genome harbors these coding sequences:
- a CDS encoding tetratricopeptide repeat protein, which translates to MEKSEAKRLLGRAQDAFDAGEWQECAELYEQVLAHYPDESRSEVWWYDAALAYKFLRDWPKAYELGREAAARSPRGESDPAFWNLGIAATILREWEVARDAWRGFGFAVPEGEGEITDFGGMACVRLDTDGEREVVWAQRLCPTRARVVNVPVTPGRRFGEIVVHDGEPKGERVVEGEAYYVFDELMLFEGSRLPTLTVTVNAERVGDLEELISRFAGRDFGAEPASGVRALCACCSEGSHEQTRSLHAGAQQLALAAPEAEARQLLDDWAGAVTTGRSWSGLQPVD; encoded by the coding sequence GTGGAGAAGTCCGAGGCCAAGCGGCTGCTGGGGCGTGCGCAGGACGCGTTCGACGCCGGGGAGTGGCAGGAGTGCGCGGAGCTGTACGAGCAGGTGCTCGCGCACTACCCGGACGAGAGCCGCAGCGAGGTGTGGTGGTACGACGCGGCCCTCGCGTACAAGTTCCTGCGCGACTGGCCCAAGGCGTACGAACTCGGTCGCGAGGCCGCGGCCCGGTCGCCGCGCGGCGAGAGCGATCCGGCGTTCTGGAACCTCGGCATCGCGGCGACGATCCTGCGCGAGTGGGAGGTGGCGCGCGACGCCTGGCGCGGCTTCGGCTTCGCGGTGCCCGAGGGCGAGGGTGAGATCACCGACTTCGGCGGCATGGCCTGCGTACGGCTGGACACGGACGGCGAGCGGGAGGTCGTGTGGGCGCAGCGGCTGTGCCCGACCCGGGCGCGCGTGGTGAACGTGCCGGTCACGCCGGGGCGGCGGTTCGGCGAGATCGTGGTGCACGACGGCGAGCCGAAGGGCGAGCGGGTCGTCGAGGGGGAGGCGTACTACGTCTTCGACGAGCTGATGCTCTTCGAGGGCTCGCGGCTCCCCACGCTGACCGTGACCGTGAACGCGGAACGCGTCGGCGACCTGGAGGAGCTCATCTCGCGCTTCGCGGGACGGGACTTCGGGGCCGAGCCGGCGAGCGGTGTGCGGGCGCTCTGCGCCTGTTGCAGCGAGGGGAGCCACGAGCAGACGCGTTCGCTGCACGCCGGTGCCCAGCAGTTGGCGCTCGCCGCGCCGGAGGCCGAGGCCAGACAGCTGCTCGACGACTGGGCCGGGGCCGTGACGACCGGGCGGAGCTGGAGCGGGCTTCAGCCGGTGGACTGA
- a CDS encoding ferredoxin → MGDRWHIEVDRGVCIGSGMCVNHAPDGFKLDSARQSHPQAADTDANELILAAAEGCPVEAIQITLPDSGEAVFPPEE, encoded by the coding sequence ATGGGTGACCGCTGGCACATCGAGGTCGACCGGGGCGTCTGCATCGGCTCGGGCATGTGCGTGAACCACGCCCCGGACGGCTTCAAGCTGGACTCCGCCCGGCAGTCGCACCCCCAGGCCGCCGACACCGACGCCAACGAGCTGATCCTCGCCGCGGCGGAGGGCTGCCCGGTCGAGGCGATCCAGATCACGCTGCCGGACTCCGGTGAGGCCGTGTTCCCGCCCGAGGAGTAG
- a CDS encoding aldehyde dehydrogenase: MTELVEHGELFIGGELVEPLGTDTIEVVSPHTEQVIGRVPHASRADVDRAVAAARVAFDDGPWPRMGLDERIAVVGRIKDAIAVRHEEIARSISSQNGSPYSWSVLAQALGAMMVWDAAITVARDFTYEERRDGVLGPLLVRREPVGVVAAVVPWNVPQFTAASKLAPALLAGCTAVLKPSPESPLDAYILADIAKEAGLPEGVLSILPADREVSEYLVGHPGVDKVSFTGSVAAGKRVMEVAARNLTRVTLELGGKSAAVILPDADLEATVQGIVPAAWMNNGQACVAQTRILVPRSRYDEIADAFAAAAGALVVGDPLDPATQVGPLVAKRQQQRNLDYIRIGQEEGAKILTGGGRPAGLERGWYVEPTLFGGVDNAMRIAREEIFGPVICLLPYGDESEAAKIANDSEYGLSGSVWTADAEHGLDFARRVRTGTYNVNTFSLDMLGPFGGYKNSGLGREFGPEGFGAYLEHKMIHLPAGYGSEN, encoded by the coding sequence ATGACCGAGCTGGTCGAGCACGGAGAACTGTTCATCGGTGGCGAGCTGGTCGAGCCGCTCGGCACGGACACGATCGAGGTGGTCTCGCCCCACACCGAGCAGGTCATCGGACGCGTCCCGCACGCGAGCCGGGCCGATGTCGACCGGGCCGTCGCGGCGGCGCGGGTCGCGTTCGACGACGGGCCCTGGCCGCGGATGGGGCTCGACGAGCGGATCGCGGTCGTCGGGAGGATCAAGGACGCGATCGCCGTGCGGCACGAGGAGATCGCCCGCTCGATCAGCTCGCAGAACGGGTCCCCGTACTCGTGGAGCGTCCTCGCCCAGGCACTGGGCGCGATGATGGTGTGGGACGCGGCGATCACCGTCGCCCGCGACTTCACCTACGAGGAGCGGCGGGACGGTGTCCTCGGGCCGCTCCTCGTGCGCCGCGAGCCCGTCGGGGTCGTCGCGGCCGTCGTGCCGTGGAACGTCCCGCAGTTCACCGCCGCGTCGAAGCTCGCGCCCGCGCTGCTCGCCGGCTGCACGGCCGTGCTCAAGCCGTCCCCGGAGTCCCCGCTCGACGCGTACATCCTCGCCGACATCGCCAAGGAAGCCGGGCTGCCCGAGGGAGTGCTGTCGATCCTGCCCGCCGACCGCGAGGTCAGCGAGTACCTGGTCGGGCATCCGGGTGTCGACAAGGTGTCGTTCACCGGCTCGGTCGCCGCGGGCAAGCGCGTGATGGAGGTCGCCGCCCGCAACCTCACGCGCGTCACGCTGGAGCTCGGCGGCAAGTCGGCGGCCGTGATCCTGCCGGACGCCGATCTGGAGGCGACCGTGCAGGGGATCGTCCCCGCGGCCTGGATGAACAACGGTCAGGCGTGCGTCGCCCAGACCCGCATCCTCGTCCCGCGCTCCCGCTACGACGAGATCGCCGACGCCTTCGCCGCCGCGGCGGGCGCGCTGGTCGTCGGCGATCCGCTGGACCCGGCGACCCAGGTCGGCCCGCTGGTCGCGAAGCGCCAGCAGCAGCGCAACCTCGACTACATCCGGATCGGCCAGGAGGAAGGCGCCAAGATCCTCACCGGCGGCGGCCGCCCGGCGGGCCTGGAGCGCGGATGGTACGTCGAGCCGACCCTCTTCGGCGGGGTCGACAACGCGATGCGGATCGCCCGCGAGGAGATCTTCGGGCCGGTCATCTGCCTGCTGCCGTACGGCGACGAGAGCGAGGCGGCGAAGATCGCCAACGACTCCGAGTACGGGCTGAGCGGCAGCGTGTGGACGGCCGACGCCGAGCACGGCCTCGACTTCGCGCGGCGGGTCAGGACGGGCACGTACAACGTCAACACCTTCAGCCTCGACATGCTCGGGCCATTCGGTGGATACAAGAACTCCGGACTGGGGCGGGAGTTCGGTCCCGAGGGCTTCGGCGCGTACCTTGAGCACAAAATGATCCATTTGCCCGCCGGCTACGGGAGCGAGAACTGA
- a CDS encoding SCO0607 family lipoprotein — protein MTTPRRTDRPATAFRPARLRAAAALAGAAAVVVLTGCSGLEYREDVCSEGEYPVLTVGGTGSACVSDGEEPPAGFTRYPEGKVPQQVDDKWDVYWRTHTLDKDGNIIDAPDAG, from the coding sequence GTGACCACGCCCCGCAGGACCGACCGACCCGCCACCGCCTTCCGGCCCGCCAGGCTCCGGGCCGCCGCCGCCCTCGCCGGAGCGGCCGCCGTCGTGGTACTCACCGGATGCTCTGGCCTTGAGTACCGGGAGGACGTCTGCTCGGAAGGCGAGTACCCGGTCCTCACAGTGGGCGGCACCGGTTCGGCGTGCGTATCGGACGGGGAAGAGCCCCCGGCGGGATTCACGAGATACCCGGAGGGCAAGGTGCCGCAGCAGGTCGACGACAAGTGGGACGTGTACTGGCGCACCCACACCCTCGACAAGGACGGCAACATCATCGACGCCCCGGACGCGGGCTGA
- a CDS encoding MBL fold metallo-hydrolase — protein MPQVTEHGGGVWSLRVPIPDNPLGHTLVHVLDTGRGPVLVDTGWDEPASWTALTEGLAALGTSVAEVHGVVITHHHPDHHGLSGQVREASGAWIAMHAADTAIVRRTRAAAPGAWLDYLADKLAAVGAPEGHLAPLRAARAEGRMRTLPGLSAALPDREIVPGELLDLAGRRLRAIWTPGHTPGHVCLHLEEDHPANLPGRGRLFSGDHLLPGISPHIGLYEDPDDSTVTDPLGDYLDSLERVGRLGVAEVLPAHQHAFTDAQARVRELLSHHEARLTGLLALLTTPLTPWQLAERMEWNRPWDRIPFGSRNIAVSEAEAHLRRLVKLGRAEAVPGSSPVTYVAV, from the coding sequence ATGCCACAGGTGACGGAGCACGGCGGAGGCGTCTGGTCCCTCCGGGTCCCCATCCCGGACAATCCGCTCGGGCACACGCTGGTCCACGTCCTCGACACCGGCCGCGGCCCGGTGCTCGTCGACACCGGCTGGGACGAACCGGCGTCCTGGACCGCCCTCACCGAGGGGCTGGCCGCTCTCGGCACCTCGGTCGCCGAGGTCCACGGCGTCGTGATCACCCACCACCACCCCGACCACCACGGCCTGTCCGGGCAGGTGCGTGAGGCGTCCGGCGCGTGGATCGCGATGCACGCCGCCGACACCGCCATCGTGCGCCGCACCCGCGCCGCGGCCCCCGGCGCCTGGCTCGACTACCTCGCGGACAAGCTCGCCGCCGTCGGCGCCCCCGAGGGCCACCTCGCCCCGCTCCGGGCGGCCCGCGCCGAGGGCCGGATGCGGACCCTGCCCGGGCTGTCGGCCGCCCTGCCCGACCGGGAGATCGTCCCCGGCGAGCTGCTGGACCTGGCGGGCCGCCGGCTGCGCGCGATATGGACGCCCGGCCACACGCCCGGCCATGTCTGCCTCCACCTGGAGGAGGACCATCCGGCGAACCTCCCCGGCCGCGGCCGGCTGTTCTCCGGCGACCACCTCCTCCCCGGCATCTCCCCGCACATCGGCCTCTACGAGGACCCGGACGACTCCACCGTCACCGACCCGCTCGGCGACTACCTCGACTCCCTCGAACGCGTCGGCCGCCTCGGCGTCGCCGAGGTCCTCCCGGCCCACCAGCACGCCTTCACCGACGCCCAGGCGCGCGTCCGCGAGCTCCTCTCCCACCACGAGGCCCGCCTCACCGGCCTGCTGGCCCTCCTCACCACCCCGCTCACCCCCTGGCAGCTCGCCGAGCGCATGGAGTGGAACCGGCCCTGGGACCGGATCCCCTTCGGGTCGCGCAACATCGCCGTCTCGGAGGCGGAGGCCCATCTGCGCCGTCTGGTGAAGCTGGGCCGGGCGGAGGCCGTCCCCGGAAGCTCCCCGGTGACGTACGTCGCCGTGTGA
- a CDS encoding prenyltransferase/squalene oxidase repeat-containing protein, with protein sequence MTVRRSAAALAAASAVLCGAVAAAPAATAAPSPSPSPPAALPAGLYGTKDPTYDGVWRQSLALLAQDAVKVVPSEQAVDWLTGQQCANGAFASYRPDAAEPCGIKTMLDTNATAAALQALVALGGHKDAVDKGVIWLKQVQNEDGGWSYNPGAPSDANSTAIVISALAAAKARPGTMTSGDGRTPYDALVSFALPCTDPAGAGAFAYQPDPAGKLVANGDATAAAVLGGLGRALPVKGPKPGGAPTCATEAKPTPERSARNGAHWLATTLAKTGHLDSPPLPGAADPAPQPDFGNTADAVVALAAAGHRNKAAGALAWLQQNSAAWAKENGPAAYAQLVLAAHAYGADPRDFGGADLVAQLNATGPAPESTVAPTPSPATAGKESPGSDTAGIWWIVGAGLAAGAGIGFMLSGRRKNKQ encoded by the coding sequence ATGACCGTTCGCCGCAGCGCAGCCGCGCTCGCCGCCGCTTCCGCCGTGCTCTGTGGGGCCGTGGCCGCTGCCCCGGCCGCGACCGCCGCGCCCAGCCCCTCCCCCTCGCCCCCGGCCGCGCTCCCGGCCGGGCTGTACGGCACGAAGGACCCGACGTACGACGGCGTGTGGCGGCAGTCGCTGGCGCTGCTCGCGCAGGACGCCGTCAAGGTCGTCCCGTCGGAGCAGGCCGTGGACTGGCTCACCGGGCAGCAGTGCGCGAACGGCGCCTTCGCCTCGTACCGTCCGGACGCCGCCGAGCCGTGCGGCATCAAGACGATGCTCGACACCAACGCCACCGCCGCCGCGCTCCAGGCCCTCGTCGCGCTCGGCGGGCACAAGGACGCGGTCGACAAGGGCGTCATCTGGCTGAAGCAGGTGCAGAACGAGGACGGCGGCTGGAGCTACAACCCCGGAGCGCCCTCCGACGCCAACTCCACCGCGATCGTGATCAGCGCCCTCGCGGCGGCCAAGGCCCGGCCCGGCACCATGACGTCGGGCGACGGGAGGACGCCGTACGACGCGCTCGTCTCGTTCGCGCTCCCGTGCACCGATCCGGCAGGCGCCGGAGCCTTCGCGTACCAGCCGGACCCGGCCGGCAAGCTGGTCGCGAACGGCGACGCCACCGCGGCCGCCGTGCTCGGCGGCCTCGGCCGTGCCCTGCCCGTCAAGGGGCCCAAGCCCGGCGGTGCGCCGACCTGCGCGACCGAGGCGAAGCCGACCCCGGAGCGGTCCGCCCGCAACGGCGCCCACTGGCTCGCCACCACCCTGGCCAAGACCGGCCACCTCGACTCGCCGCCACTGCCCGGCGCAGCCGACCCGGCCCCCCAGCCCGACTTCGGCAACACCGCGGACGCGGTCGTCGCGCTCGCCGCCGCGGGGCACAGGAACAAGGCGGCGGGCGCGCTGGCCTGGCTGCAGCAGAACTCCGCCGCCTGGGCGAAGGAGAACGGCCCGGCCGCGTACGCGCAGCTGGTCCTCGCCGCGCACGCCTACGGCGCCGACCCGCGCGACTTCGGCGGGGCCGACCTGGTCGCACAGCTCAACGCGACGGGCCCGGCGCCCGAGTCCACCGTCGCGCCGACCCCGTCCCCGGCAACCGCCGGGAAGGAGTCGCCCGGCAGCGACACCGCCGGCATCTGGTGGATCGTCGGCGCGGGTCTCGCGGCGGGCGCGGGCATCGGCTTCATGCTCAGTGGCCGCCGGAAGAACAAGCAGTGA
- a CDS encoding SCO2322 family protein, translating into MTLLSVASPAQAAGYRYWSFWQADAGGGSWGYATQGPATARPADGEVNGFRFAVSTDSADSTRPRTAPDFAALCADTPAKPGTKRIGVVIDFGTPADAPEGEAPPAPEQRTACAQVDPAASSAEALAAVAKPLRYNSDALLCAIAGYPESDCGEQISAAEPTAAQSPSPASDTPGTHSGQNAQNAQGGPDTDGGPSLGLLAGVAAVLALGGAAFLQSRSRSRRRRG; encoded by the coding sequence ATGACGCTGCTGTCGGTCGCGTCGCCCGCGCAGGCGGCCGGGTACCGGTACTGGTCGTTCTGGCAGGCCGACGCCGGTGGCGGCTCCTGGGGGTACGCCACGCAGGGCCCGGCGACCGCCCGCCCCGCCGACGGCGAGGTGAACGGCTTCCGCTTCGCGGTCAGCACGGACTCGGCGGACTCGACGCGGCCGCGCACCGCCCCTGACTTCGCGGCCCTGTGCGCGGACACCCCCGCGAAGCCCGGCACCAAGCGGATCGGCGTCGTCATCGACTTCGGCACCCCGGCGGACGCGCCCGAGGGCGAGGCCCCGCCGGCGCCGGAGCAGCGCACCGCCTGCGCCCAGGTCGACCCGGCGGCCAGCAGTGCGGAGGCGCTGGCCGCGGTCGCGAAGCCGCTGCGGTACAACAGCGACGCGCTGCTGTGCGCGATCGCGGGTTACCCGGAGTCGGACTGCGGCGAACAGATCTCGGCGGCGGAGCCCACCGCCGCGCAGTCCCCGTCGCCCGCATCGGACACGCCGGGCACGCACAGCGGACAGAACGCACAGAACGCGCAGGGCGGGCCGGACACGGACGGCGGTCCCTCGCTCGGCCTCCTCGCGGGCGTCGCGGCCGTACTCGCCCTGGGCGGCGCGGCGTTCCTGCAGTCGCGGTCGCGGTCGCGCCGTCGCCGCGGATGA
- a CDS encoding energy-coupling factor transporter transmembrane protein EcfT → MTVPERLRAPEANRSNALHAGAWWVWALGLATAASRTTNPLLLGLLIGVAGYVVAARRTDAPWARSYGAFVRLGLFVLVLRLVFSVVLGSPIPGTHVLVTLPELPLPAWAQGIRIGGRVTAEQLVFALYEGAKLATLLICLGAANALANPARLLKSLPAALYEAGVAVVVAMTFAPNMVADVLRLRTARRLRGRPTGGVRAVLQIGLPVLEGALERSVAVAASMDARGYGRTAAIPPAVRHTTTALTLGGLLGVCAGSYGLLAAEGAGYGLPVLLGGFAAALAGLWLGGRRQVRTRYRPDRWGARAWLVAGSGVAVAALVIWTASYDPAALHPGVVPLTAPELPLWPAASVLVGLVPAFVAPVPVSPKESR, encoded by the coding sequence ATGACCGTTCCCGAGCGGCTTCGGGCGCCCGAGGCGAACCGGAGCAACGCCCTGCACGCGGGGGCCTGGTGGGTGTGGGCCCTCGGCCTCGCCACGGCCGCGTCCCGCACCACCAATCCGCTGCTGCTCGGGCTGCTGATCGGCGTCGCCGGCTACGTCGTGGCCGCGCGCCGCACCGACGCGCCCTGGGCCCGCTCGTACGGCGCCTTCGTCCGGCTCGGGCTCTTCGTCCTCGTGCTCCGGCTCGTCTTCTCCGTCGTCCTCGGCTCGCCGATCCCCGGTACGCACGTCCTCGTCACCCTGCCCGAACTCCCGCTGCCCGCATGGGCGCAGGGCATCCGGATCGGCGGCCGGGTCACGGCCGAGCAGCTGGTCTTCGCGCTGTACGAGGGCGCGAAGCTGGCGACGCTGCTGATCTGCCTGGGCGCGGCGAACGCCCTCGCCAACCCCGCCCGGCTGCTGAAATCACTGCCGGCCGCGCTCTACGAGGCCGGGGTCGCCGTCGTCGTCGCGATGACGTTCGCGCCGAACATGGTGGCGGACGTGCTGCGGCTGCGCACCGCCCGCCGGCTGCGCGGCCGCCCGACGGGGGGTGTGAGGGCCGTGCTCCAGATCGGCCTGCCGGTGCTGGAGGGCGCCCTGGAGCGGTCGGTCGCGGTGGCCGCGTCGATGGACGCGCGCGGTTACGGGCGTACGGCCGCGATCCCGCCCGCGGTCCGGCACACGACCACGGCGCTGACGCTCGGCGGGCTGCTGGGGGTGTGCGCGGGTTCGTACGGTCTGCTGGCCGCGGAGGGCGCGGGGTACGGACTGCCGGTGCTGCTGGGCGGGTTCGCGGCGGCGCTGGCCGGGCTGTGGCTCGGTGGGCGCCGCCAGGTCCGCACCCGCTACCGCCCCGACCGCTGGGGTGCGCGGGCGTGGCTGGTGGCCGGTTCGGGCGTCGCGGTCGCGGCGCTGGTGATCTGGACGGCCTCGTACGACCCGGCCGCCCTGCACCCGGGCGTCGTCCCGCTCACCGCGCCCGAGCTGCCGCTGTGGCCGGCGGCGTCGGTCCTGGTGGGCCTGGTGCCCGCGTTCGTAGCTCCCGTACCGGTATCGCCGAAGGAATCACGTTGA
- a CDS encoding ATP-binding cassette domain-containing protein produces MIRFENVSVTYADAATPTVAGVDLTVPEGELVLLVGPSGVGKSTLLGAVSGLVPHFTGGTLRGRVTVDGRDTRTHKPRELADLVGTVGQDPLAHFVTDTVEDELAYGMESLGLAPDVMRRRVEETLDLLGLAGLRDRPIATLSGGQQQRVAIGSVLTPHPKVLVLDEPTSALDPAAAEEVLAVLQRLVHDLGTTVLMAEHRLERVIQYADQVVLLPEAGAPPVMGAPADIMAVSPVHPPVVSLARLAGWTPPPLSVRDARRRAAPLRSRLAGASASPAPGASPRTPVRPPAVSSIAGRAQNDPRPGVRRLLHRLLRRSANTPPPATAIPGGPPETHRPAAAGGEAPDPAPTGGRAHPHPPAAADGEAPATGGPAPESPTRTGGADRSPRPARGQAHPQPAAAGDGGAPTTGGLAPDSPPARPEAGRHTHHRPAAADGETPTTGGPAPESPTRTGGAGGNPSPAEGRAHPHPPAAADDQAPATGGTGGSLAHPHPPVVAEVWRLGVRRGRVEALSGVGLAVGPGETVALMGRNGAGKSTLLNILVGTVEPTSGSVRVGGGLTPHRTPPRELVRHVGLVPQEPRDLLYADTVAAECAAADTDAGAAPGTCRGLVTALVPGVADATHPRDLSEGQRLALALAIVLTARPPLLLLDEPTRGLDYAAKSRLVAVLRGLAAEGHAIVLATHDVELAAELAHRVVILAEGEVVADGPTADVVTSSPAFAPQVAKILAPQPWLTVAQVEAAL; encoded by the coding sequence TTGATCCGCTTCGAGAACGTCTCGGTGACGTACGCCGACGCCGCGACGCCCACGGTCGCCGGGGTGGACCTCACCGTCCCCGAGGGCGAGCTGGTCCTGCTCGTCGGCCCGTCGGGTGTCGGCAAGTCGACACTGCTGGGTGCGGTGTCGGGGCTGGTGCCGCACTTCACGGGCGGCACGCTGCGGGGCCGGGTCACGGTCGACGGCCGGGACACGCGCACCCACAAGCCGCGTGAACTCGCCGACCTGGTCGGCACGGTCGGCCAGGACCCACTGGCCCACTTCGTGACGGACACGGTCGAGGACGAGCTGGCGTACGGCATGGAGTCGCTCGGGCTGGCCCCGGACGTCATGCGCCGTCGCGTCGAGGAGACCCTGGACCTGCTGGGGCTGGCGGGGCTGCGCGACCGCCCGATCGCCACGCTGTCGGGCGGGCAGCAGCAGCGGGTGGCGATCGGCTCGGTGCTGACCCCGCACCCGAAGGTGCTGGTCCTCGACGAGCCGACGTCCGCGCTGGACCCGGCGGCGGCGGAGGAGGTCCTGGCGGTGCTCCAGCGGCTGGTGCACGACCTGGGCACGACGGTGCTGATGGCGGAGCACCGCCTGGAACGCGTGATCCAGTACGCGGACCAGGTCGTCCTCCTGCCGGAGGCGGGCGCGCCGCCGGTGATGGGCGCTCCGGCGGACATCATGGCGGTCTCGCCGGTCCACCCGCCGGTGGTCTCCCTGGCCCGCCTGGCGGGCTGGACCCCGCCGCCCCTCTCGGTCCGCGACGCCCGCCGCCGCGCGGCGCCGCTGCGGTCGCGCCTCGCGGGCGCGTCCGCCTCCCCCGCACCGGGGGCAAGCCCCCGAACCCCCGTACGGCCTCCGGCCGTGTCCTCAATCGCCGGACGGGCTCAGAACGACCCCCGACCCGGCGTCCGCCGCCTCCTGCACAGGCTGCTCCGCCGCAGCGCGAACACGCCCCCGCCGGCCACGGCGATACCCGGCGGCCCCCCGGAAACCCACCGGCCCGCGGCCGCCGGCGGCGAGGCACCCGACCCCGCCCCGACCGGAGGCCGGGCGCACCCCCACCCGCCCGCGGCCGCCGACGGCGAGGCACCCGCCACAGGTGGACCCGCACCTGAGTCCCCCACCCGCACGGGTGGTGCGGATAGGAGCCCGCGCCCGGCCCGAGGCCAGGCGCACCCCCAACCGGCCGCGGCCGGTGACGGCGGGGCACCCACCACAGGTGGACTCGCGCCCGACTCCCCACCCGCACGGCCGGAGGCCGGAAGGCACACCCACCACCGGCCCGCGGCCGCCGACGGCGAGACACCCACCACAGGTGGACCCGCACCTGAGTCCCCCACCCGCACGGGTGGTGCGGGTGGGAACCCCAGCCCGGCCGAAGGCCGGGCGCACCCCCACCCGCCCGCGGCCGCCGACGACCAGGCACCCGCCACGGGCGGCACGGGCGGCTCCCTGGCGCACCCCCACCCGCCCGTGGTCGCCGAGGTGTGGCGGCTCGGGGTGCGGCGGGGGCGGGTCGAGGCGTTGAGCGGGGTCGGGCTCGCCGTCGGGCCGGGGGAGACCGTCGCGCTCATGGGGCGCAACGGGGCCGGCAAGTCGACCCTCCTCAACATCCTCGTCGGGACCGTCGAGCCGACCTCCGGCTCGGTCCGTGTCGGCGGCGGCCTCACACCGCACCGCACCCCGCCGCGCGAGCTGGTGCGGCACGTCGGACTCGTACCGCAGGAGCCCCGGGACCTCCTCTACGCGGACACGGTCGCCGCCGAGTGCGCCGCCGCCGACACCGACGCGGGGGCGGCGCCCGGGACCTGCCGGGGGCTGGTCACCGCACTCGTCCCCGGTGTGGCGGACGCCACCCACCCCCGGGACCTCTCCGAGGGGCAGCGCCTGGCGCTCGCCCTCGCGATCGTGCTCACGGCCCGCCCCCCGCTGCTCCTCCTCGACGAGCCGACCCGCGGTCTGGACTACGCCGCGAAGTCCCGGCTCGTCGCCGTGCTCCGCGGCCTGGCCGCCGAAGGGCACGCCATCGTCCTGGCCACCCACGACGTGGAGCTCGCGGCCGAGCTGGCGCACCGGGTCGTGATCCTCGCGGAGGGCGAGGTCGTCGCGGACGGCCCGACGGCCGACGTCGTCACGTCCTCCCCCGCCTTCGCGCCGCAGGTGGCGAAGATCCTGGCTCCCCAGCCCTGGCTGACCGTCGCCCAGGTCGAGGCGGCGCTGTGA
- a CDS encoding ECF transporter S component: MTPRPAPRPDRPDHRVRPLRLGPRSVAALALIGLIGAAAFGWPLLADADAAVTDHAQDAPWLFAALLPLLVAVVVATISDGGIDAKAVAMVGVLAAAGAALRPLGAGTAGLEPMFFLMVLSGRALGPALGFVLGSVTMFASALLTGGVGPWMPFQMLAMGWFTMAAGLLPAPGRLRGRGEVLLLAGYGFAAAFAYGTVMNLYGWTIVPGLASGVSFHPGAPVHENLVRFGAYVLATSLGWDLGRAALTAVLTLTVGPTLLKALRRATRRAAFEAQVTFDASQTAHEAPKTAQNG, encoded by the coding sequence GTGACCCCCCGGCCCGCCCCTCGGCCCGACCGCCCCGACCATCGCGTCCGCCCCCTCCGCCTCGGCCCCCGCTCCGTCGCCGCCCTCGCCCTCATCGGCCTCATCGGCGCCGCCGCCTTCGGCTGGCCGCTCCTCGCGGACGCCGACGCGGCCGTCACGGACCACGCCCAGGACGCGCCCTGGCTCTTCGCCGCGCTCCTCCCTCTCCTCGTCGCCGTCGTCGTCGCGACGATCTCCGACGGCGGCATCGACGCCAAGGCCGTCGCGATGGTCGGCGTACTCGCCGCGGCCGGCGCCGCGCTGCGCCCGCTGGGCGCGGGCACGGCCGGCCTGGAGCCCATGTTCTTCCTGATGGTGCTGAGCGGCCGCGCCCTCGGTCCGGCTCTCGGCTTCGTGCTCGGCTCGGTGACGATGTTCGCGTCCGCCCTGCTCACGGGCGGTGTCGGCCCCTGGATGCCGTTCCAGATGCTGGCGATGGGCTGGTTCACGATGGCCGCGGGGCTGCTCCCCGCCCCCGGCCGTCTCCGGGGCCGCGGCGAGGTCCTGCTCCTCGCCGGGTACGGCTTCGCCGCGGCGTTCGCGTACGGCACGGTCATGAACCTGTACGGCTGGACGATCGTCCCCGGCCTGGCCTCGGGCGTCTCGTTCCACCCGGGCGCACCGGTGCACGAGAACCTGGTCCGCTTCGGCGCCTACGTCCTCGCCACCTCCCTCGGCTGGGACCTGGGCCGTGCCGCCCTCACCGCCGTACTGACCCTCACCGTCGGTCCGACCCTGCTCAAGGCCCTGCGCCGGGCCACCCGCCGCGCCGCCTTCGAGGCCCAGGTCACATTCGATGCCTCACAAACCGCCCACGAAGCCCCCAAGACCGCCCAGAACGGGTGA
- a CDS encoding transglycosylase SLT domain-containing protein, producing the protein MSRSLFTRFAARNKSVVAGTAVLLGAAGAVMGTTTAASAATPQEIAKQMMPAAQFQCFDKIVTHESNWNFQATNASSGAYGLVQALPGGKMASAGADWKTNPKTQIKWGLEYMNERYGSPCAAWSFWQANHWY; encoded by the coding sequence TTGTCCCGCTCGCTCTTCACCCGCTTTGCCGCCCGCAACAAGTCCGTTGTCGCCGGTACCGCCGTGCTCCTCGGTGCGGCCGGTGCGGTGATGGGGACCACGACGGCCGCCTCGGCCGCCACCCCGCAGGAGATCGCGAAGCAGATGATGCCCGCCGCCCAGTTCCAGTGCTTCGACAAGATCGTCACGCACGAGTCCAACTGGAACTTCCAGGCGACGAATGCCTCCTCGGGTGCGTACGGCCTGGTCCAGGCCCTGCCGGGCGGCAAGATGGCCTCTGCCGGCGCCGACTGGAAGACCAACCCGAAGACCCAGATCAAGTGGGGTCTGGAGTACATGAACGAGCGCTACGGCAGCCCGTGCGCCGCCTGGAGCTTCTGGCAGGCCAACCACTGGTACTGA